One Calliopsis andreniformis isolate RMS-2024a chromosome 9, iyCalAndr_principal, whole genome shotgun sequence genomic window carries:
- the LOC143182926 gene encoding uncharacterized protein LOC143182926, with protein MATPSIGRRNAHSDTSSRKLVANRACLYFRKGRTRVCQREQVRRARGFQCGFDFSRTGSRSACLRRATPNPLITPRRITDKKRIGNGTFERQQASYSNGDKFVMKQCRLINKSRLS; from the exons ATGGCGACGCCCTCGATCGGCCGCAGAAACGCGCATTCTGATACGAGCAGCCGCAAGTTGGTCGCCAATCGCGCCTGCCTCTATTTCCGTAAAGGTCGAACGCGTGTGTGCCAGCGCGAGCAAGTGCGTCGTGCTCGAGGATTTCAGTGCGGCTTCGACTTCAGCCGGACGGGGTCTAGGTCAGCTTGTCTCCGGCGTGCCACACC AAATCCGCTAATCACTCCACGCCGGATCACCGATAAGAAACGAATTGGTAATGGGACCTTTGAACGTCAACAAGCATCATACAGTAACGGTGACAAGTTCGTAATGAAACAGTGTCGTTTGATAAACAAAAGTCGTTTGTCGTAA